AGCGGGCCATGCCGAGGGTTGCCATGGACAGCAGGAAGGATTCGCTGGCTCCGATGCTGAGCTGGACGCTGCGCATATCTGACGGCGCGCTCAGCGAGTTGTAGATAATGGGGTTGCCCGGGTTCAGCAGCTGAATGAGCACGGTCATGGCCAGAATGGACGCGTTGTCCTGGATAATGGTGCCGAGCAGGGTCGGCGGGGAGGTCACATTGGTCATGGAGCAGGTGCAGATGGTGATGGGCTGGTTGCCTGCGGCCGCGCCGAGGACATTTTCAAGACACTCGTAGTTGTTGGAGAGCGGTGAGAGGGGGCAGACTACCTCCAGCACCACGTATTTATCCCAGATGTCATAATAGCGTTTCACGAGCTCGTAGCTTGCCAGAACCCCATCCCGAATTCGTCCAGTGCCCACATTGTGCGGGTTAGTCCGCAGAGCAGAGGCGATGGGCTTGTCCGAATATTTCAGCTGGATGGCATACTGCTTGAGAATCTTGTTCTCCTTGTCATTTCCCAGTCCTGGGTAGTCGATGCTGGAAGCCTTGGACATCTGCAGCACCTCGCTGGTCTGGGTCAGCTTGTGATATTTGATGGCGTCGTACACGTTAGCCTTGTGCACCGTATCGTCTGTCTCAATATAGGTGACCAGGCCCGCCGAGTTGGCCATGACCGGGAAGGGATCCTCGCGGTCCGGCCCGATAAAGACAGAGCTGTTCCGGCCGTAGACCTCAAAGTTGCGGGGGACAGTTCCCAAAGCTTCGTTTACCATGGCCTCTGACAGAAAGACCTTGTCGCCGTCAACCCGGGCGCCGTTTTTGCGGAAGACCTCCAGCACCTCCTCGTGCTCAAAGGCCACGCCGATTTCATCCAGCACCCGCAAAGACATGGCGTGAATGTGTTCAACCTCTTTTTCCGAAATGAAACAATCCTGAATATCTCTTAACATTTTTTCTCCTCCTGAATGTTTTTTGTTTTACTCAATGCTTTCCAAAGTTTTGGGATCAAGCATCCCATCCTTACTGCCGATAACGTTGTTCTTTTCGCCCAGCTTCAGCTTGGCGGTCACCAGGGATACAATGAGCCCGATGACACTCCAGACGATGATCCAGATAAAAATACTGTTGTAGCCCGATACCTTGTCCGCGTCCAGCCAGCTTCCCATCATGGTGTACATGAAAGACTCCGGCGCGTAGGCAAAGACCGAGATAATGCCCATGGCCACGCCTGTCATGGAGACCGGAATGCCCGCCTCGCCCATGACCGCGTAGGAAATCCCGCGGGTGGCGCAGAAGAAGGCTGTGGCCAGACAGGTGGTGACAATGCCAAAGGCCAGCGTGGTGGGGGTGATCATAATGGAGATGGTGGCCGCAATGCCCAGGACAAAGTAGACTGCCAGCACCTTGGCCCGGGAGGCGAATTTATCAGCCACCAGCCCGCCGATAATGGTCGCCACCGCGGCGATCACGTAGTTCCTTGTAATGGCAAGCAAGCCCTGACGCCACCGCGTCCGACACGCCGATAATATCCGCGCAGTAGGGGCCAAAGTAGGCCACCGCTGCCGCAAAGGCCATATAAGCCGAAGCCACGATCAGGGTGGTGAGCCAGGTGCCCGGCACCTTCAGCACCTCGACGAACCGGCGCAGGTTCACCGGTTCGTCGGTGGCGGTGTTGGCCCCCGGGAAGGTGAACAGAATGAGCAGCGCAAAGGCAATATACAGCCCTGCGATAAAGAACAGCAGTACCCGGATGCCCGCGACGCCGTCCACAAAGGCGCCGATAATGGCCAGGCCGGCAAAGCCCACCAGCGCGTTGGCGCCCCACTTAATGCCCTCGCTGAGACCGAACATCTTGCCCTGTTCTTCCTCGCTGCCCAGCAGCCGCACATACTTAAGCATGGCGGACCAGAAAGTAAAGATGGAAAAGATGCCGTAGCCAAAGAAAATAATGAGCAGGCAAATGTAGGATGGGAAAAAGCCGAACCAGATGGTCAGGCCCCCCAGCCCTAAAAACGAAATGACCAGCAGGGTCTTGGTGTTTACCTTATCCGCAATAAAGCCGGAGGGCAGGTAAAAAATCAGGTTGGCAATGCCGTTGACGGACCCCAGCATGCCGTACTCGGCGTTGGTCAGCCCCAGCGCCGCAATCAATTGGTTGTAATACAGGTTTCTCACGCCGATACAGGCAAAGAACACAATCCCCGACGCAATGCTGATCATCAGCAGAGCGTACATGCGTTTCCCCTTGGATAGGTTCAATCGGCCGTTTACTAAATCTGCCATCGTGTAGTCTCCTCTCTCTTCTCGATGTTTGATGCTTTTTATTAACGCAAGGACCGTGCCAAAATGAAATGACGCAGTCAGGCGGTTTCGGCGGCGGGTACCGTCAAAAAGTGATTCATTATGATTCGGAAAAGTCATTTTGAATCGCGTGTGACCCCGGGCGTTTTTTCCGGATATATAAGCGTACCCCAAAAGCGGGACAGAAAGCGAGGTTCGAAAATGGCAGTTGTAAAGTACACAAAGGCAGTGGCCCTGAAGGTGGTCTCCAATTACGGAGAACAAAAAGGAAAGATTGTGAAAAAGACGAAAACCTATGGCGACGTCAAGCCTGCCGCCACCGATGAGGCGCTCTACGCGACCTATAAGCACATCAAGGGGCTCCAGGAGCCCATCGGGGAAGGCTGTATGCGGGTCACCACTGATGATCTGGTAGAAAACGCGTAAGCATTTAATTCAGGAAAGAGAGGAGAAAACAAATGGAAGCAGAGACAAGTAAGGATTTGGTATTGTATTTTGAACGCAGTGATGGCAAGAGCTACAGCGTGAGCATTCCGGATTACCTGGAGGGCATCACCGACGAACAGATCAAGGCAGGGGCCCAGGGCATTTTGGCCGAGGGCGTTTTTGAGCCCGATGGCTTTGCGCTGGTCAAGGCCACAAACGCCGTCAGAATCGACACCACAAAAACCGAAGTGCCCCTGGAGACCGAATAGGCAAAGGGCATCCCAGGTGTTTTAACAGGCAGGCAGAAAACAGCCTGCCTGTTTGCGTGTCAGAAAACTGGCACAGTCCGAGACTCCGCCTTTTATCCAGATAAGAAAAAAGGTCCAGGCGCTGCGGGTGACGGCCGGGAATCGTGACGTACGTTCTGCACAGCCGGACATTGGCTAGATAAAGTGTTCCACTTTAGTGAAGAAAATATTAATGTGAATGCAGTGCCCGCAGGACGCTTTTTTCTTCCTTAGGTAAAAGGCTTCATCTCTTGGTTTTCTGACCGCTTGCCCGTTTTTATTGTAGGGAACCACGCCCTATGGTCAAGCTGAGCGGGTATGGTTCCGAGTCATTGGATGTACCTTAGAGTAGATTAAAAGGAGAGCATATGAAATATAAAAAGACAGCCCTGTGGATTTTTCTGGCGGCCGGGAGCGCCGGCCTGGTATTCATCTTTGGCGCAGTGCCGGGGGAGAGCGCTGTACCGCCGCAGACAGAGATCGCCCAGCCAGCGCCGGAGCAGACTGGGCCGGAGCCTGAACTCCCACAGCCGGAGCCTGAGAGCGCTGAACCCGAATCCGGGCCAGCGGCGATTGCGCCAGAAATGGCCAGCGCTCATTTCGAGATGGCAGAATACCGGTGTGATTGTGCCGGCCTTTGTGACGGCTGGCCGGCCCGGATGAACCCAGTGCTGCTCGACAGAATCGAGGCCCTGCGTGAGTACTATGGGCTTCCGGTTGTTATCACCTCCGGCGTGCGGTGCGAGGACCGCAACACCGAGGTGGGCGGCGTGGCCTGGTCCTTCCACAAGCGCGGCGACGCCGCGGACCTGTACTGCCCGGGTGTGGCCGTGGGGGATCTGGCCCAGACTGCCAAAGATCTGGGCATGAACGTTCTACCCTATTACGCGAGCGGCTATATTCATGTAGAGGTGTAAAAAGGCAGCATAAAGGAAATTGTGATAAAATATTCGACAAAGATCGAGGTGCAAAAAATGAAAAATAAGATTTCAATCCGAGGGCTTACGGCTGCCGCCGCCGTTGCTGCTGTTCTGTTTTTGTTCGCCGGCTGCCAGGCAGAAGCGCCGGCGCAGCAGACGGAAGCGACAGCCGAGCAGCAGACAGAAGCCGCAGTGCCCAGCGCCAGGCGAATCACCCCTGGTGAAGTGCTGAGCCAGATTTATCACGCGGAATTTGAGGGCCAGGAGGGCATGAGCCGTGACTGGATTAGCGACGCCAAGGGAAATGAACATCTCCTCCTCAGGGAATCCACCGATGACGAAGGACGCCTGGTGCGCCTGATGCTGGTCTATGACCGGAAGTCTCAGAACGACGCCTGCGACCTGGCGGTTCTTGAGCAGGTTACCTACGAGCAGAGAGGGGAGGAGTGCCACGCGGTGGACACATCCATCCTTGACATGTACGCAGTGGTCCAAGATACCGGGGAGGTCATCGCCTCGGGCAAGACAGACTGGGGCGATATTGGAAGCAAGGCCTATCAGGCCGCGACGGGAGAGTAGGCGCCCGATAAATAACGAATCATTCATAAAAAACCAACCCGTATCGCTGTGATACGGGTTGGTTTTTTATTGGCCTTCATATTCGTCCTTTTGATAGATTCTGTCGAGAATCCACCGGGTATTGTCCGCGTTTCGGATAAAACACCAGTATTCGACAAAGGGGCGGGAGAAGTAGCTGCCTGAGATAAAACGGCCGGTGGTGCTGTCGGCGGTGTAATCCTCCATTTTACCGTGTATATGGCAGCACAGGCAGGCTGTTTTCCGGTCTCCGGGAATTTTGTACCCGGCCGATACCGGTGTGGCGTAGAGGAGGCGGATATTGCGCAGGACATTGCGCTCGTTTCTCTGGGCCATCCAGTTCAGCTTTGTCTGAAAGGTGTTGTAAAGGGAATCGCTGAGGTAATATCGGGCGTCCTCCAGGCGGTTGTCGGTCCAGGCCTGCTGGATCGCCAGGTAGGCCTCACGAATCTGGTCCTTCATCTCAGCGCTGTCCCAGAGGCTGTCATTTTGGGCCGCGGCCCTAAGCCATTTTTTTGTCTCTTTCTTCTGAGCGCCGGGCGGGCTGTATCTGAAGGATCTGGCAGTGGCAATGGTGGCAAAAACCATGACCAGGCTGCCTGCTCCCGCTACGGTGCCGGCTGGCGAGCCGCTGTGGTAGGGCCTGTAAAAGCGGCGCGGACCCGGGGTACTGCCAGAGCTGTGACTGCCGCTGCTGTGACCGCCGCTCCCGCCACCCCCGCCTCCACCACCGCCACCGCCGCCACCAGCCCGGGCAAAGGCGGCGGGAGACAGAACAGCCAGCAGAAACAGGAGGGTGAGTAATGAAATGAGGACTCTTTTCATAACAATCTCCTTGAAAATAAAATATACTTACTTATAATATAACGCATATTATAACAAAAATGTGCTTCAATAAAAAGCAGCCCGTATCGCCGCGATACGGGCTGCTTTTTTATTGTTGTCCGATGCCTGCGCAGCAGCGCAGGAACGCGTTAAACTCGTCGATATTGTGGAAGGTGTCGGTCATGAGCAGGGTGTACTCTGCAATCTCAAGGGAGCGCTTCTGGATAAAGCCGAGCTCGCGCTTTTCAATACGCTTGAGGTCGCAGGTCAGGGCCATGTCGGAGGAGATGCGGGTAATCAGGCTGATCACCGCGTACTGCAGGGCGTCCTGGAAGATGCTGTCACAGACGTCCTGACAGCTCAGCACCTTCAGGCGGTAGCTGACCCTTTGGTTTTCTGCCCAGAGCTTTTCCATGGTGCATTCAAAGCTGTGGTACATGTCCGCCATAAAATCCAGGTCATAGGACTGCATGGCCAGACGCTTGTCCTCAGGCAAAGCCGTATAGCCCAGCCAGGACACATAGTTGATGATCATGCTGCCGGTCAGGCGGCCGATGTCAATGGCCTTTGGCCCGTAGCCGGAAAACTCAGTGTCGATGATCTTAACCTTACCTGGCCCCACCATGATGTTGGAGCTGTGGAGGTCGTTGTGGATCAGGCACTCGTCATTATTCAGGTATTTATAGCCCAGGGCGTGGACGCGCGCCCTGATTTTTTCATTCGACAGGATACGCTGCCGGGTTTCTTCGGCCTCGGGCTCCAGTGGTTTTTCGGCACAGAGCAGAACATTGTTCACAAAGAGGAGGTCGTAAAGCCGCTTGGATTCGTCGTTGTAGAAAAAGTGCTTCACGCCCTCAAGCTTGCGCCCGGTCATCAGAAGGTCCGAGGTGTGGAAGAACAGCAGGGCCAGAAAAATCCCCATTTTTTTGCCCACATCAGGGTAAGTGACGCCCGCGGTCAGCTCGAAGCGCAGCAGCTCCAGATCCATGAGGTCCTCCATGACAATGACGCCCGCGGCCTCGTCAAAAAGGTAGATGTCCGGGGCGATATCCTCGTAGAGGGTTCCCATAAAGGTGAGTACTGCAATCTCGGTGCGCAGGCGCTCCATAAGCACCGGGTGGTCGCCGCCGTCGGCCTCCTTAAAGGCGCGGATGTAAGGCAGCAGCTGCTTGACCACAACGGAGCAGTTGGTGTTCAGGTCTCTGACCGCAAAGATCAGGTTGACATAGCCCTCGATGTTCTGGATCTCCTCGTGGAGGTCGATGACGTTGAGGAGGGCGTTTTCGGGGAAGATTTTCTTCTGGATCAGATAGTCTTTAATGGTGTCTCGGTTCAGAGGTTCCATGGTTATGCCTCCTTAAAGGCTTCGGCCGGGTGCTTTCCAGCCATTTTCCGCAGGTAGTCGGTCAGGTCGGTGATTTTTCTGTAAGCGCCGCGGTTTAAAAACAGCTCGATGGTCATGAGCAGCACCAGCTGCTCGGGATAGATGCGGTCCGGTGTTTTCAGCCGCTCGAGGTCGTAGCAGATGCCGCGGTCACCGATGCGGGAGGCGGCATTCAGGGCTGTGTACAGCAGTGTATCCTGGAAATGGGTCAACAGGTAGGCGTCCACATCCAGGCTGCGGAGGCGGTAGCTGTCACTCCGGTTTTTGTCGCACAGCGCCCGGAATTCTTCCTCAAAGCACTGGTACATGGTGTTGATGGAATCCAGCAGATAGGCTCTGAAAACAGCCTTCTCGCCCTCGGTGTGCTCATGGTCGCCGTACCAGGAGAAAAAGTTGAGGCAGAAGCTGGCAATGAGCCGTCCCCAGTCCTGGGCAATGGGCCCAAAGCCTGCGAACTCGGTGTCGATGATCTTCATGCTGTGGTCATTGACCATGATGTTGGAGGCGTGCAGATCGGTGTGGATCAGGCACTCCTTGTCGGTCAGGAACTGGTGGCGCATCTGGCGGATCATGCTCTGAATTTTTTCGTTTTCGATGATGGCTCTGCGCAGGGGCCAGGTGGCCTCAGGCATGTACCGGTTGTCGGATACGATGGTGCAGTCGGCAAACAAAAAGAAATCCAGGGCGGTGTATTCCGGATTCTCAAAGAACTTTTCGAGCTCCTGTTTTTTATAGCGGGTCAGGTGCAGATCTGAGGAGTAGAAAAGGTTCCGGGCCATAAAGCGGCCGATCTTTTCGGGAAATTCAGGGTGCTCCTTCATACGGCAGTGCTCGTAGCGAAGCAGGCTGTGGTCGGTCAGGTCCTCCATGACAATGATGCCGCGGGGCTCGTCAAAAAGATAGATCTTGGGGCAGATGCCCGGGTACACCGAATCCCAGAAAATCAGGACTGAGATTTCTGAGCGGAGCCGTCCGATATCCAGGCTCCAGTCGTGCATGTACTTGCTGTTCTTGCTGCCGGCGGCTTCGTCCAGCTTGCTTCTGGGCTCGCCCACAATCTGTTTGAGCACCATGGATTTGCCGTTTTGGTCGTAAATGTGGTATATAAGGTTTACATATCCGTCAATGCTTTCCTTGATGGCGTGGAGGTCTTCCACCACGAGCTCGGCATCCTGCGGATAAAGGTCTTTATCTTTCAGATAGGCGGCCACCTGATCCTCGGTCAGATAGTCGTCGGACCAGTAAGGGATTGCTTCCTGGGACATATCATCACTTCCTTTTATAGCGGTAATCGAATCAAAGGGTATCGTGGCGATACCCTTTGAAAAACGTTGGTCTGTTTTATTTTTTGTTCCGGTGCTTGTCCATATAGCTGTGGATGGCTTCCTCAAGCGCCTCGATGCCCTCGCCGGTAATGGCGCTGACCTCGTAGATTTTCTTCTTGTTCACACCGGCAAAGTTCATAAAGCGGTAGCTCCTCTTCATATCAGCGTCCTCGCGGTCAATCTTGGTAATGACGCCGATGGCCGGAATGTTAAAGGTAAAGACAAAATTGGGCGGAATGGTATTCTGGGTGTCGACGCTGGAGATCACCACAATGACCAGCCCGGCGTCGCAGGACACGTTGATGGCCTGTCTGCAAAAGAAGGGCATCTCAATAAATTCACCGGGTGTATCAATAAAATCTTCGGTGTAGGTGACCTGCTGGGTTTTGGCGTAGTGGATTTCCTGCTGGGTAAGGCGCTGCATCAGAGTTGTTTTGCCGCAGCCGATCTTGCCGACGAGCGCCACACGGTTTCGGTTACTCGCCATCTTTTAGGAATAGGTAATTTTGGGAATATCGAAGCCCAAAACGGAATGCAGGGTGTTTAAGATTTCCTGTACAGCGGCTTTGACATCACTGACACGCCCTGTGATGACAAGGGAACCGCTGAAACGGTCGAGAAAGCCGATTTCTACCGGGGCGGCTTTGGTGCCCGCGTCGGCGGAGATAATGGCAGCCTCGCTGGGGGTGATGGTTAAAATGCCGATGGCGTCGCAGTTTTCGTCATCGAGCCCTAATTTAATATAGACATCGCTTTTGGGTTTGGCGATAATATGCGCTAAGGTGACCTGTTTACCAGGAACGTATTCCTGTATGGACCTTGGTGTTTTTTTCTCTTCTGACATGGTCGATCTCTCCTTCTGTTGGGTATAAATAGTAACCTTATTATAGCATTAATCTGAATACCGTTACAGGTTGAAACGATATTTTACTTACAACGGCCAAAATAGTGCGGGTTTTATTGGGAAGTGGAGACAGCCCTCTGCGCCATATTCTTAAATTTTCACTTCCATTCTAAAGGAAATTCGGTTAAAATAAAATCTTATGGTAGATTCTTTGGAGGAAGCATATTATAATAATTCTTAGATAAATAAGGACTTGGGAGGTAATACATGATTTGGTTAGAAGTTCAAATCACGACGACGCTGGAAGCAGAAGAGGCAATCGTCAATCTGTTTTATGAGGTCGGCGCCAAGGGCGTTGTCATCGAATCCGGCGAAAACCTGATGATGATTCAGGAGGACCCTACCATCAACTATATTGATGAGAGCATCCTGAACATGGACCCGGATGTCTCAGTCATCCGCGGGTATTTCAATGAAAAGCTGGACTGTGACGAATGTATCCATCAACTGCTGACCGGCATTAAAAAACTGCCTGCCTGCGGCCTGAACCCCGGTGAGTGTGAGCTGTCCATCACCGAGGTGGAGGAGGACGACTGGGCCAACTCATGGAAAAAATACTACAAGCCCACCCGGGTTGGCAAGAGCATTATCATCAAGCCCACCTGGGAGGACTATACCCCTGAGGCGGACGAGATCGTCGTCAACATGGACCCCGGCATGGCCTTCGGCACCGGCACCCACGAGACCACCCAGCTCTGTGTGACCAAGCTTGAGGAGTATATCCGGCCTGACGATATGGTGCTCGACATTGGCTGCGGTACGGGTATTCTCTCCATCATCGCCGGGGAGCTGGGCTGCAGGCACGTCATCGGCGTGGACTTTGACCCGGTGGCGGTCAAGGTGGCCAGAGAAAACATCGCGCTCAATAATATGGAAGATAAAATTGAAATCCGCGAGGGCAACCTTCTGGACGTCATCGCAGCGGATGAAAAGGCAGAGATCATCGTGGCCAACATCCTGGCAGAGGCCATCATCGAGCTGGCTCGGATCATCAAGCCCTATTTGAAGGAAGCGGGGGTGTTCATCTCATCCGGCATTATCAATGACCGTCTGGAAGCGGTTTTAAAGACCCTGAACGACGAGGGCTTCGAGATTTTGAACATTGAGCAGATGGGCGAGTGGAACAGCGTTGCCGCCCGGATTAAGGCATAAAGGAGTTCTTTTGTATGCATCGTTTTTTTGTATCCCCCGGACAGATTGAGGATGGACAGGTCACCATTGAAGGGGAGGATTTTAAGCATATTACCAAGGTGCTGCGCCTGAGAGACGATGAGGCCATTGAGGTCTGTGACGGCCGCGGCACGGACCATATCGTGACGGTGGAGACTGTGGGAAAGGACAGCCTGAAGGGGCGTATCCTGGAAAGCCACCCGTCCCGCGGAGAGACGGACGGCCTGCGGGTTACCCTGTTCCAGGGCGTACCCAAGGGGCAGAAGATGGAGTCCGTCATTCAGAAATGCGTGGAGGCCGGCGCGGCCTCCATTGTGCCCTTCACCTCGGAGCGCACAGTGGTAAAGCTGGGCGATAAGGAAGAGAAAAAGACCCGGCGCTGGCAGCGCGTTGCCTACGAGGCCGCCAAGCAGTCCAAGCGCGGCATCATCCCCCATGTGGCAGAGGTGACCACCCTGTCCGCGGTGGCAGACACCTTGGATAACTATGACCTGGTGCTCATTGCCTATGAAGACGAGGAAGAAAGCAGCCTGAAAAGCGTAATTTCCTCCCTGGAGTTTGATCCGGAGAAAATCGCGGTCATCATCGGCCCCGAGGGCGGTTTTGCCCCCGCAGAGGCTGCCATGATCGAGGAGGCCGGCGGCTACTCTGTGAGCCTTGGACGCCGGATTCTGCGCACCGAGACCGCGGGCGTGGTGCTGCTGGCGCAGCTGAACTTTTTTTACGAAGACTGAAAATCACAAGTTAGAATAACGACTGGAGCTTTAACACAGATGAACAACAAGACTGTCGCTTTCCATACTCTTGGCTGTAAGGTGAATTCCTACGACACCGAGGCCATGATGGAAATTTTTGAAAAGGCGGGCTACCGCATCGTCGGGTTCGCCGAATACGCCGACGTGTATGTGGTCAACACCTGCACCGTCACCCATCTGGGCGACCGGAAATCCCGCAATATGATGCGCAAGGCAAGGCGCGCGAACCCGGACGCGGTCATCGTGGCGGTGGGCTGCTATGTGCAGGTAGCCCCCGACGAGGTCCAGGCCATCGAGGAGGTGGATCTGATTATCGGTACCAAAAACCGGGCCGATATCGTAGCCGACATCGAGGCCTACCAAAAGGATAAGACCCAGAACAATTTTGTTTCCGATATTATGCGGGAGCACCACTATGAGGATTTAAACATCACTGAAACCAAGGGCAAGACCCGGGCCTTTTTAAAAATCCAGGAGGGCTGTAACCAGTTCTGTACCTACTGCATTGTCCCCTTTGCCAGGGGGCCGGTCCGCAGCCGCCCGGTGGACGCTGTCCTGAGCGAGGTAAAGCGGGTAGCGGCCCATGGCTACGCAGAGGTGGTGCTCACCGGTATCCACATTGCCTCCTACGGCGTGGACCTGGGGCACGGTGTGGACCTGCTGAGCCTGATCCGGGCAGTGGACAAGGTTGAGGGCGTGAAACGTATCCGCCTCGGCTCCCTCGAACCCCTGCTGCTCACCGAAGAATTTGTGCAGGGGCTGTCGGAGATCAAGACCTTCTGTCCCCACTTCCACCTGTCGCTGCAGAGCGGCTGTGATACGGTTTTAAGCCGTATGGGCCGCAAATACACCACCGCCCAGTACGCGGAGATTGTAAAGCGGGTGCGCCGCGCCTTTGATTATCCAGCCATCACGACGGATATTATGGTTGGTTTCCCCGGTGAAACGGAGGAGGAATTTGAGACGACTCTGGCCTTTGTGGAGCAGATTCATTTTTACCAGGTGCATGTCTTTAAATACTCCAGACGCAAGGGCACAAAGGCCGATGCTTTCCAGGGCCAGGTGCCCGAGGATATCAAGACCGAAAGAAGCCACCGCCTGACCCAGAGGGCCAGGGCCTGTGAGCAGGATTTCCTCAAGGCCAACGCGGGCAGAAAAGTGCCTGTGCTCTATGAGCGCGCCAAAGAGGAGGGGACCTATGAGGGACACACCGACAACTATATTCCAGTGGTTCTTAAGACCATTGAAAAAATTAATGGCAAAATTATTGAAACTGAGTTATTATATAAGGAGTCAGAGTTCCATATGACGGGGCTCCTGAATTAGAAGGGAGAAAGATTATGTCTGAAGATTGTATCTTTTGTAAAATCGTAAACGGCGAAATCCCATCGACGGTTGTGTATGAAGATGATCATGTCCTTGCCTTTAACGACATCGACCCACAGGCGCCAGTGCATGTGGTCATCATTCCAAAGGAACACTACGAATCCATTTTATCTGTTCCGGCGGGGGATGACATTATCAGCCACATCCATACCGTCGCCAACCGTTTGGTACTTAAACTGGGAATCGCGGACAGCGGTTTCAGACTGGTGAATAACTGCGGCGCAGACGGCGGACAGACCGTACCGCATCTGCACTACCACCTGCTGGGCGGCAGAAGCATGCAGTGGCCGCCAGGTTAATACGGCCGTCGGCAAAGCCCGGATTGCTGCGTTGCAGT
The DNA window shown above is from Eubacterium limosum and carries:
- a CDS encoding BMC domain-containing protein yields the protein MSEEKKTPRSIQEYVPGKQVTLAHIIAKPKSDVYIKLGLDDENCDAIGILTITPSEAAIISADAGTKAAPVEIGFLDRFSGSLVITGRVSDVKAAVQEILNTLHSVLGFDIPKITYS
- a CDS encoding MFS transporter: MTFPNHNESLFDGTRRRNRLTASFHFGTVLALIKSIKHREERGDYTMADLVNGRLNLSKGKRMYALLMISIASGIVFFACIGVRNLYYNQLIAALGLTNAEYGMLGSVNGIANLIFYLPSGFIADKVNTKTLLVISFLGLGGLTIWFGFFPSYICLLIIFFGYGIFSIFTFWSAMLKYVRLLGSEEEQGKMFGLSEGIKWGANALVGFAGLAIIGAFVDGVAGIRVLLFFIAGLYIAFALLILFTFPGANTATDEPVNLRRFVEVLKVPGTWLTTLIVASAYMAFAAAVAYFGPYCADIIGVSDAVASGLACHYKELRDRRGGDHYRRAGG
- a CDS encoding trimethylamine methyltransferase family protein; amino-acid sequence: MLRDIQDCFISEKEVEHIHAMSLRVLDEIGVAFEHEEVLEVFRKNGARVDGDKVFLSEAMVNEALGTVPRNFEVYGRNSSVFIGPDREDPFPVMANSAGLVTYIETDDTVHKANVYDAIKYHKLTQTSEVLQMSKASSIDYPGLGNDKENKILKQYAIQLKYSDKPIASALRTNPHNVGTGRIRDGVLASYELVKRYYDIWDKYVVLEVVCPLSPLSNNYECLENVLGAAAGNQPITICTCSMTNVTSPPTLLGTIIQDNASILAMTVLIQLLNPGNPIIYNSLSAPSDMRSVQLSIGASESFLLSMATLGMARFYNMPARTIGAYSDAIDVDYQAGAESMLTGMAPILGRSDQLTHAIGTMGSFNYGSFEKFVLDEEVLLYLKRVQQGINFSEGRECFDLMKEVGPRGSYIQRRTPKAYREEHYLSKLFHRKGSGITMREQVGTLRSRAAAEVERRLEEYKLPETTKAQDAILNEVLVNLDYDI
- a CDS encoding Tim44 domain-containing protein: MKRVLISLLTLLFLLAVLSPAAFARAGGGGGGGGGGGGGSGGHSSGSHSSGSTPGPRRFYRPYHSGSPAGTVAGAGSLVMVFATIATARSFRYSPPGAQKKETKKWLRAAAQNDSLWDSAEMKDQIREAYLAIQQAWTDNRLEDARYYLSDSLYNTFQTKLNWMAQRNERNVLRNIRLLYATPVSAGYKIPGDRKTACLCCHIHGKMEDYTADSTTGRFISGSYFSRPFVEYWCFIRNADNTRWILDRIYQKDEYEGQ
- a CDS encoding S-methyl-5-thioribose kinase; protein product: MEPLNRDTIKDYLIQKKIFPENALLNVIDLHEEIQNIEGYVNLIFAVRDLNTNCSVVVKQLLPYIRAFKEADGGDHPVLMERLRTEIAVLTFMGTLYEDIAPDIYLFDEAAGVIVMEDLMDLELLRFELTAGVTYPDVGKKMGIFLALLFFHTSDLLMTGRKLEGVKHFFYNDESKRLYDLLFVNNVLLCAEKPLEPEAEETRQRILSNEKIRARVHALGYKYLNNDECLIHNDLHSSNIMVGPGKVKIIDTEFSGYGPKAIDIGRLTGSMIINYVSWLGYTALPEDKRLAMQSYDLDFMADMYHSFECTMEKLWAENQRVSYRLKVLSCQDVCDSIFQDALQYAVISLITRISSDMALTCDLKRIEKRELGFIQKRSLEIAEYTLLMTDTFHNIDEFNAFLRCCAGIGQQ
- a CDS encoding DUF1659 domain-containing protein → MAVVKYTKAVALKVVSNYGEQKGKIVKKTKTYGDVKPAATDEALYATYKHIKGLQEPIGEGCMRVTTDDLVENA
- the prmA gene encoding 50S ribosomal protein L11 methyltransferase, with amino-acid sequence MIWLEVQITTTLEAEEAIVNLFYEVGAKGVVIESGENLMMIQEDPTINYIDESILNMDPDVSVIRGYFNEKLDCDECIHQLLTGIKKLPACGLNPGECELSITEVEEDDWANSWKKYYKPTRVGKSIIIKPTWEDYTPEADEIVVNMDPGMAFGTGTHETTQLCVTKLEEYIRPDDMVLDIGCGTGILSIIAGELGCRHVIGVDFDPVAVKVARENIALNNMEDKIEIREGNLLDVIAADEKAEIIVANILAEAIIELARIIKPYLKEAGVFISSGIINDRLEAVLKTLNDEGFEILNIEQMGEWNSVAARIKA
- a CDS encoding DUF2922 domain-containing protein: MEAETSKDLVLYFERSDGKSYSVSIPDYLEGITDEQIKAGAQGILAEGVFEPDGFALVKATNAVRIDTTKTEVPLETE
- a CDS encoding S-methyl-5-thioribose kinase → MSQEAIPYWSDDYLTEDQVAAYLKDKDLYPQDAELVVEDLHAIKESIDGYVNLIYHIYDQNGKSMVLKQIVGEPRSKLDEAAGSKNSKYMHDWSLDIGRLRSEISVLIFWDSVYPGICPKIYLFDEPRGIIVMEDLTDHSLLRYEHCRMKEHPEFPEKIGRFMARNLFYSSDLHLTRYKKQELEKFFENPEYTALDFFLFADCTIVSDNRYMPEATWPLRRAIIENEKIQSMIRQMRHQFLTDKECLIHTDLHASNIMVNDHSMKIIDTEFAGFGPIAQDWGRLIASFCLNFFSWYGDHEHTEGEKAVFRAYLLDSINTMYQCFEEEFRALCDKNRSDSYRLRSLDVDAYLLTHFQDTLLYTALNAASRIGDRGICYDLERLKTPDRIYPEQLVLLMTIELFLNRGAYRKITDLTDYLRKMAGKHPAEAFKEA
- a CDS encoding EutP/PduV family microcompartment system protein; the encoded protein is MASNRNRVALVGKIGCGKTTLMQRLTQQEIHYAKTQQVTYTEDFIDTPGEFIEMPFFCRQAINVSCDAGLVIVVISSVDTQNTIPPNFVFTFNIPAIGVITKIDREDADMKRSYRFMNFAGVNKKKIYEVSAITGEGIEALEEAIHSYMDKHRNKK
- a CDS encoding YcbK family protein gives rise to the protein MKYKKTALWIFLAAGSAGLVFIFGAVPGESAVPPQTEIAQPAPEQTGPEPELPQPEPESAEPESGPAAIAPEMASAHFEMAEYRCDCAGLCDGWPARMNPVLLDRIEALREYYGLPVVITSGVRCEDRNTEVGGVAWSFHKRGDAADLYCPGVAVGDLAQTAKDLGMNVLPYYASGYIHVEV